A genomic window from Fibrobacterota bacterium includes:
- the smpB gene encoding SsrA-binding protein SmpB, with product MAIHIENRRARHEYFILETFEAGVMLSGTEVKSLREGKCQLLDAYVAIEKGEAWMRNVRIDEYTPGNRWNHLHSRARKLLMHTKEIEHIGRSVDRKGLTVIPLEVYFKGSWAKVKVAICKGKAEHDKRQTKIAQDHKREIDRAMKKALR from the coding sequence ATGGCGATCCATATCGAAAATCGGCGTGCCAGGCACGAGTATTTCATCCTGGAGACGTTTGAAGCCGGCGTGATGCTGTCCGGCACGGAAGTCAAAAGCCTGCGCGAAGGCAAATGCCAGCTTCTGGACGCCTACGTGGCCATCGAAAAGGGCGAGGCTTGGATGCGTAACGTCCGCATCGACGAATACACCCCAGGCAATCGTTGGAACCACCTGCATTCCCGGGCACGCAAGCTCTTGATGCACACCAAGGAGATCGAACACATCGGTCGATCGGTGGATCGCAAGGGTCTTACGGTGATTCCGCTGGAGGTCTATTTCAAGGGGTCGTGGGCCAAGGTCAAGGTCGCCATCTGCAAAGGCAAAGCCGAGCACGACAAGCGCCAGACCAAGATCGCCCAGGATCACAAACGCGAGATCGACCGGGCCATGAAAAAGGCGCTGCGGTAA
- a CDS encoding integration host factor subunit beta gives MANVTKKDIVEEIARRTGLTQAETKSVLEGLLDAISTTLRDGRNIEIRGFGRFKVRPRKARTARNPRTGELVQVEGGIKPVFEASRELKAMLNEGEVHYQDIQRVLENATTEISPAESAG, from the coding sequence ATGGCCAACGTCACGAAAAAGGACATCGTCGAAGAAATCGCTCGGCGCACCGGGCTGACCCAAGCGGAAACCAAGTCCGTCTTGGAGGGGCTCTTGGACGCCATCTCCACCACCCTGCGCGATGGCCGCAACATCGAGATCCGGGGTTTCGGCCGGTTCAAGGTGCGCCCACGCAAGGCGCGTACCGCACGCAACCCGCGCACGGGCGAGCTGGTCCAGGTGGAGGGCGGCATCAAGCCCGTCTTTGAAGCATCGCGCGAACTCAAAGCGATGTTGAACGAAGGCGAGGTCCACTACCAGGACATCCAGCGCGTCCTGGAAAACGCCACCACGGAAATCTCCCCCGCCGAATCGGCCGGATAG